From Diachasmimorpha longicaudata isolate KC_UGA_2023 unplaced genomic scaffold, iyDiaLong2 ctg00000361.1, whole genome shotgun sequence:
atcatactAAATCTACAAAATGTCAATATCAAGAAGCCGCCTCAAAcccaaaatgatgaaaatttgaataatgaaaatttaataatcgatttatagaaataataataaataaaacaccAATAATTACATGTAACCCATGAAAACcagttattataaaaaaaacagaacCATAGATTGAAtcagaaatagaaaaaaatgattcagaatattctttatattgaaatataataaataaccCCCCTAATAAAATAgtcaaattaattgattcttGACACCCTTTTCAATCAAACccttgataaattaaattatgacaTCAAGTAATTCTTGCCCCAGaccttaataaaattaaagtaTTTAATAAAGGAATATTATAAGGATTAAaaactaaaatttctttagGAGGTCAATTATTACCTAATTCAATACTaggagataaaaatatatgaaaatatctccaaaaaaaagatgtaaaaaatataacttcagataaaataaacaaaattatacCAATTTGAATTCTTTTTAAAACCTTTAAAGTATGATTACCTTGTAAAGTTCTTTCACGAATTACATCACGTCaccattgaattaaaataaataataatcttaaactaccaattaataataaattattattaaattcattaaatcattttacaacaccaattataaaaattattaaagataAAGAACCTATTAAAGGTCAAGGACTCTCAGTAACTAAATGAtacggatgaaaaaatttattcattaattaattagtttcttttaaatataaaattattaaaataacaaaaacataagattgaataattgaaactccagtttctaataataataataatatttgaacaaataaaactattaaatatattataaatCTACTAGGTACAAATCTTCTTAATAAAACTAACAATAAATGACCAGCAATTATATTAGCCGCTAAACGAACAGATAAAGTTAAAGGACGAATAATTCTtcttaataattcaataaatactataaaaaatattaataaaaatggagTACCTTGAGGAACTAAatgaattaatataaattttgtatttttaaatcaacCAAATAATATAACCCCAAATCATatagataatgaaaaaattactgaataaaCTAAATGTCTCGATCTAGTAAaaatataaggaaataaccctataaaattattaattaaaataaaaaaaaataacaaatttacataaattaaattatttaaattaaatttaactttCAAAATAACTTTAAATTCTAAccacaatatatatataaataacataaatatgTACCTAAATCGagaattataaattcaataaatttgtggaattaataaaataattaataaactagatactcaattaattgaaattcataaaaCTTGAGggtcaaaaatagaaaataaatttaatatcattatcaattaataaaaaaattatttttcttaaaaatataattattatttaaattaacttcaattataaaatataaatatattaaacctaataaataaattaataataaaaaaaaagataaaattaatcaatctaTAGGTGACATCTGtggaattcattaaaaataaatactaatttattatttttgaattaaaaattcaactctTATAATTAAgatatataatgaaatttaaattaattataaatcttTAATACcacaaattaatattttttttaaactatttaAATAAACTTTAGTTAAATCATAACATTAAAttgtcaatttaaaaatattaatataaataataagttttaaaaattttttacccaaaataaaaatatttcaaaatttactcTTTCCAAAACAATTGGTATAAATCTATGATTTAACCCACAAATTTCTGAACATTGACCAAAATAAACCCCTAAtcgatttatataaatattacaTTGATTCATACGCCCAggaatagcatcaactttaaCCCCTATTATTGGAATAGCCCAAGAATGAATAACATCTACTGATGTAACAATACctcgaatatttatattaaaaggTAAGATTAATCGATTATCA
This genomic window contains:
- the LOC135172489 gene encoding LOW QUALITY PROTEIN: cytochrome c oxidase subunit 3-like (The sequence of the model RefSeq protein was modified relative to this genomic sequence to represent the inferred CDS: substituted 7 bases at 7 genomic stop codons), with the translated sequence NEFNNNLLLIGSLRLLFILIQWXRDVIRERTLQGNHTLKVLKRIQIGIILFILSEVIFFTSFFWRYFHIFLSPSIELGNNXPPKEILVFNPYNIPLLNTLILLRSGARITXCHNLIYQGFDXKGCQESINLTILLGGLFIIFQYKEYSESFFSISDSIYGSVFFIITGFHGLHVIIGVLFIIISINRLLNFHYSNFHHFGFEAASXYXHFVDLVXLFLYLFIY
- the LOC135172493 gene encoding LOW QUALITY PROTEIN: ATP synthase subunit a-like (The sequence of the model RefSeq protein was modified relative to this genomic sequence to represent the inferred CDS: substituted 5 bases at 5 genomic stop codons), which gives rise to MILNLFSIFDPQVLXISINXVSSLLIILLIPQIYXIYNSRFRYIFMLFIYILWLEFKVILKVKFNLNNLIYVNLLFFFILINNFIGLFPYIFTRSRHLVYSVIFSLSIXFGVILFGXFKNTKFILIHLVPQGTPFLLIFFIVFIELLRRIIRPLTLSVRLAANIIAGHLLLVLLRRFVPSRFIIYLIVLFVQILLLLLETGVSIIQSYVFVILIILYLKETN